In Artemia franciscana chromosome 8, ASM3288406v1, whole genome shotgun sequence, a genomic segment contains:
- the LOC136029857 gene encoding putative ankyrin repeat protein RF_0381 has translation MPSNMPPLHLAVASRDTEIVEMILDKGARINAVNKRGETPLHCAIKNSDRNVEVTKLLLKHGSNVNIRTNYGIRPLHLAASRRCPETFDFLLTQGADVNVTADNGASPLHFATFGGCSETVDYLLKYGAHVDCVYTCSWRKGYTPLHCAAKGRSTEVVQLLLDSGANVDAKGEDSNTPLHIAVLNKKETIVELLLRYGAKVDNQDRNGETALRLAVENRSLRTIKDILKCSPDINNQSNRESFKTAVRSNTREFKEVVEALLKYGFSVNLEDANNTELLQSAVEKGYVKIVEDFLKCGANVNTLLSLCRPGKGVWCRHSTVTECRHGTPLHIAVINKQEEMANLLISNEADINARDENGKTPIFYATKNNDLNLTKFLLANKANVKGSPEVLFKAVETECVKIVEVLLRYDADVTATDKYGRTALHLVLRDNRFADVRKCKNPEVKDAIAKLLLNRGADVDAQTIEGETALHFAIQSENVKVVETILEYNANVKLGTKTGDTPLWLSSLTGNVEICTMLLNKGANVNVKKNDEISALHIATQNNHRNIVKLLLKYGADVDAQTIKGETALHFAIQNENLKIVETILEYNANVNLGTKNGDMPLCLSSLKGNVEICTMLLNKGANVNVKKNGGISALHIVTQCSSFHHGKIVKLLLKYGARVNSIDKNGKTALHYACHEKYNYISDNMFDKSETRRYI, from the coding sequence aTGCCTTCTAACATGCCACCACTTCATTTGGCTGTTGCTAGTAGGGACACTGAAATTGTTGAAATGATTCTAGACAAAGGAGCTAGGATTAACGCAGTAAACAAACGGGGAGAAACTCCACTTCACTGTGCTATAAAAAACAGTGATAGAAATGTTGAAGTGACCAAATTACTTCTAAAGCATGGAAGTAATGTTAACATAAGAACAAATTATGGTATAAGaccacttcatttagcagcttctAGAAGATGCCcagaaacttttgattttcttttgacGCAAGGGGCTGATGTTAATGTAACAGCAGATAATGGtgcaagtccacttcattttgcCACTTTTGGAGGATGCTCTGAAACTGTTGATTATCTTCTCAAATATGGAGCCCATGTTGATTGTGTATATACTTGTTCATGGCGCAAAGGATATACACCACTGCACTGTGCTGCTAAAGGGCGCAGTACAGAAGTTGTTCAGCTACTTTTGGACAGTGGTGCTAATGTTGATGCTAAAGGAGAAGATAGCAACACCCCTCTTCATATTgctgttttgaataaaaaagaaaccattGTCGAACTCCTTTTACGGTATGGAGCTAAAGTTGACAATCAGGATAGAAATGGTGAAACTGCACTACGCCTTGCTGTTGAAAACAGAAGTTTACGGACTATTAAGGATATTTTGAAGTGTAGTCCGGATATTAATAATCAAAGCAACAGAGAGTCTTTTAAAACTGCAGTGCGTAGCAATACTAGAGAGTTTAAAGAGGTTGTTGAAGCTCTTCTAAAATATGGTTTTAGTGTAAACCTCGAAGATGCAAATAACACAGAGTTGTTGCAATCTGCTGTTGAAAAAGGATATGTCAAGATCGTTGAAGACTTTTTAAAGTGTGGTGCTAATGTTAATACGCTACTTAGTCTTTGCAGACCCGGAAAAGGTGTTTGGTGTCGGCACTCCACTGTCACGGAATGCAGACACGGAACACCGTTACATATTGCAGTTATAAATAAACAGGAAGAAATGGCTAATTTATTGATAAGCAATGAAGCAGATATAAATGCCCGAGATGAAAATGGGAAAACTCCGATATTTTATGCTACCAAGAACAACGATTTAAACCTTACTAAGTTCCTTTTAGCTAATAAAGCTAATGTAAAAGGCAGTCCTGAGGTTCTGTTCAAAGCTGTTGAAACGGAATGCGTCAAAATTGTTGAAGTTCTTTTGAGATATGATGCTGATGTTACCGCTACTGATAAGTATGGGCGAACAGCATTACACCTTGTGTTGCGAGATAATCGTTTTGCTGATGTACGTAAATGTAAAAATCCTGAGGTTAAGGACGCAATAGCTAAACTGCTTCTAAACAGAGGCGCTGATGTTGACGCTCAAACTATAGAGGGTGAAACAGCTCTTCATTTTGCCATTCAAAGCgaaaatgtaaaagttgttgAAACAATTTTGGAATATAATGCGAATGTTAAGCTAGGAACAAAAACTGGAGACACTCCTCTATGGCTCTCTTCTCTTACTGGAAATGTAGAAATTTGCACAATGCTTCTGAATAAAGGAGCTAATGTAAATGTGAAGAAAAACGATGAAATTTCTGCACTCCACATTGCAACTCAAAATAATCATAGGAACATTGTAAAACTTTTGCTAAAATATGGTGCTGATGTTGACGCTCAAACTATAAAGGGCGAAACAGCTCTTCATTTTGCCATtcaaaacgaaaatttaaaaattgttgaaacaaTTTTGGAATATAATGCAAATGTTAACCTAGGAACAAAAAATGGAGACATGCCTCTGTGTCTCTCTTCTCTTAAAGGAAATGTAGAAATTTGCACAATGCTTCTGAATAAAGGAGCTAATGTAAATGTGAAGAAAAACGGTGGAATTTCAGCACTCCACATTGTAACTCAATGCAGCTCATTTCATCACGGGAAAATTGTAAAACTGTTGCTAAAATATGGTGCCAGAGTTAATTCTATAGACAAGAATGGGAAAACAGCACTTCATTATGCTTGCCATGAGAAATATAACTATATTTCTGACAATATGTTTGATAAATCTGAGACTCGCAGGTACATATAA